The region AAAAATTGGACCAAAGATACTTAatgtttttttgtgtgtgtgtaaGATAGGTGTTCTTCTTCGGTTCCTTCGGAGTCAATCATGTTCGAGCCGAGAACATTCACATTATGGTGAGACTAACTCTCCCAGCGAGGTTTTTCTCATCCACAAAACTCGAACCCGAGACCTTGCTAAAAACGAATCAAGTATGTACTACTTGAACCAACCATTGATACTTAATGTTTATTAAACAAGTGTAACTCATTCAATCAAGAGATCTAATCATCTAACCTCTCAAACCCAATATTGGTGAAGTCATAAAGCCTAAACATTCGGACCATGCTACTTTGCCTGAATTGTATCGTTTGACTTTGTCAATCGTGTGGAGAATGCCACTTCAATTTATGGCATGGAAAAGGGTGTAGGTCATGAAGCACACACAATGAGTGCTGTACCAATGATGCAACAAATTTTACCGGTTATAATCGGCACTAGTGCCGTTAGAGGCTTTGTAGGATGAGTTAATACGAGTTATGTTTAATATCACATTATCACTTGACTCTAAACTTGAAATTGTCCTATATTAAAAGAAATTCGATGATGTACAAGTTTTAAAAAATCGGACCACAAAAGAGCGGGTTTGGGTTGACctgaaaaacaaattaaatgacAATTTTAAATCTCATAAAGAATTATAAATACTTTTTATTATGTAAAAACACTAATTTCCAATCCTATTATGAAGTATAAAAGAAGCTATACATATAttagattgttttttttttttatttcgcATGGTACAATGTTCCAATCCAACTATACAATGATGCATTTTTAGTAAAAGTCTTCGTGGAACGGATTGAGACGAGTTGTGCTTGTCTTTcacccggccctaaatattgacTAGATCAATTTTTTAAACCCAAACTCATCCATAGACCCAAAGAAACATGATTACATGATGAGGTGCTTGTTGAATGGACTTTAGTCAGGACAGGTGAAGGGGCAAggtcgggtcttgtacacccatAAGTGTCACACAGTTTGTGAATTAATCTCCTTAACTCCTTGTTGGCTTGTCACCAGTATGGGCATACCTAACAGCACTATCACTATCTCCCGCCGTGTAACTTCTGGAAATTTGCAAAGATTCAATATTTTAGTATTCGCAAATCGCAACCTAAATTTGGTTTTTACTTTCCGTTTGTGCAACATAAGTTTTCACTATACATTTTGCAAATTTCTATTTACCTTACTCACTTTCACTTATTCACCTAAATTTTGCAATTGTTGGAATGGATTCAGGCTACCACATTCAAGTTTGCACAAGCTAAATAACTGATTACTGAAAATTAGAATGCGATAGCTTTTTTAAGCTACATTAAACTATCACAATCTAATTTGCGGTATATGCTAAAAGCTTTTTTAAGTTACATTAAACTATCACAGTCTAATTTGCGGTATATGCGAAATCGCAACATACCGCAAACTAGAATGCAATAACTTGAAATGCAAACTAGAATGCATTAGTTGTGAAGATGTGCTAGATTTGTGAATGCGATAGTTGTAGCTgtgaagaaaaggaagatgGCGAAGAGATTAAATGGTTAGTGGTGTTTTAATCTTTTTTAAACTTTAATTAAAGAATGCAATGCATATCTAGTAGGGCACATCAAATTTCATGTGTTTGAAAACAAAACCTCCGAGTCTTCAGACCTCAGAATTTCCACAATTTACAGAGTCTAAGCAGTGTATTTGAGATCAATAACTTACACCAGACACAATTTACCTTCCAGAAGAGATAATTTGGACCCACAAGTACTCAGAAAGAAGCATATGAAATCAACCTATTCACAAAATCCCCATGTGGGATCTGGATAATTCTAGTATAAATATTTTTCTGTTTGGCATCTCTCAAGCTGTAAACAAATTTTCACTGGgaattcattttcatttttcttgatAAACATATGTTACTACTCTCATGCAACAGGCAAGGGCATTGCAGGCTTCTCGACAGTGTTTTGAATCTCAAACACGATATAACTTTATGACCTGGTCTATCTTAGCTCGACACACAGGGCAACCCCATTTCTTTGTTTTCACCTCGTTCAAGCAAGACATGCATCCAGCAACATGGCCACAAGGTATGCATGCCCCTTCTGCAGGAGCATCTAAACATATCACGCATGTTGAACCGATTTCACCAGCACTTTGTCCTTCTTCAGGTAGCTTCTCAAcagctgaagatgatgatgatatatCCAGAGGGCTTAAATCGATTGATGGATAATGAATGGGGCCATCTACTGGAATTTCATCATTAATAGGAGGAGCCGATGGATTGAAATCCAGACCACTAGGAAGGCCAGCTGAAACACTGACACCTGTGTTAGCTTCATGTACAGACTCACTAAAATTTGTGCCTGGATTTGGTGTACCCAGAAAACCATGCTTGCTTGTATCCACTCCACTGACTGAAGAGCTTGCTTCGATGTTTGGATGGGCGTCAGGAACGGTTGGCCTTTCTTGCAAGGCATGCTGAATGGATGCATTGATAGCCATAGCCAACTCTGGATCTTCTGCAGCTGGTGGTGCTGTTGGGGGAACTGTAGTCACATTACTTAGCAAAAATGCTGGATTTGcctgaaaaaattgaaaattaaagcaTCACGCAATGGGCAAGGGAGTAAAGCATCAAATATCTGCGAACCTTTGTAAACATTTTCTTGGCTGCAAATAACTAAGGAGAACTACAAGAAAAATATCAgaactatttttttattaatcatTTTGAAAAGCAACCATTAGAAATTTGATTCAAGAAATATACACTCCAAGAAGATAGTGTAAATAAAGATAATGGGAAGGCCATAATATATGCTTTGAAGATTTGAATTGATACAGAAAATCAAGGTCAATCGCCAGAGGAAGTAATAACCAAAACAACATTTTGATGGAGAGGAAATCAGAATGTTTGCACCATTTTTTGGTTTTCAGGAAAATAATGAGATTGAGAAAATTTTCATCGTTAATTACATTAAAATTGCACGGATTTTGTAGATATCGCGAAGCAAAACAAATTCTGATTTTCTGAGAGAAAAAAATCCCTCCATCTTTGAGTATAACATTCGCCTTCCCTCTTTCACGACACAAGGACAGTGAGAAATTAGGCTATTTGCTAATTTACAAAGTATCTTCAAAACCCAAAACTTCAGTAGCATATCATTGAAAATTCATATTGCAGGGTTGTTGTTTTTTCCTTTTACACTTTTGGGCTGTTTTTGAGAAAAATCTTTTTCCCAGTTTCTAACTTATTCATTGAGCTTCAATACGGTTCCTTTCCATCTAAGATAAAACCCCATTGTGAAGTCCAAAATTCCCTCTACTGCCAAGTCTTTTATTAGTAATGTGGTgcttaaaacttaaaagaacTACTATTCATGGTGTGTAGGATCTCATAGACCATACAAGGCTCTTTGTCAAGATATGAGTCATGAACTATGGCACTTGCTCAACTTATGGGAATTCTTTGTTTGCCATTTTTTCTGGTTGATGGGTGTGCCTTAGATCAATAACAACATATAGAAAACTATTAAGCACAATATTCCAAAGAAAACACAGGAGAGATTATACAGTTACactttaaaacaaaatttacAGACAGAATAACATAAGTGTACATGGCATGTGACAAACCTGCGGAATTCCTTTGCAAGCATTAGAAAACCATGTAAGTTGTTGCCTATCATTCTCACTTGCAGGCCCAAATTTAAAGCGTTTTCCTGGAAAGAGGCAGACAGAAATTAACAGAATAAAAATCAGTCAAGATGGAAGGAAGGAAGCATTTCCTTTATGGAAAACCATGCTGTCACTGTCAAACTCTACCGAAATTATGATCCTAGGGAAAAAATAGACTCTACTAAATTGCATGTAAACTCGCTGATAGTCAAACTTGCTCGAGTTCAAGTGAACTTTGAAAAAATTCAGTAAACTCTAGATTATAGAAGTGAGTTTTCAAGTTTGGGTTGGCACATGGTTTGGGCCTCAAAAAACACAGCTTTCATTGATTTTGTTGTGTCCTTCGGTGGAGTCGCCTACATTATGTAACATGCATAGGCTTTATATCTTCCGTATTTTTTCTGTTTAGTTAAATGACGAAAAACTATTAAGTACTGGGCTAGTATAATATAACAGTTGGATCTTGTTTGAGATATGTTTTTCAATCTATTACTTTGTTATGCTGATTGTTGATTATGAATAAGACATTCAATTATGTCTGGGTACTAGGATCTATTTTCTATAGAAATTTTTGAAGGATGTAATCTCTTACATCACTAGACACGAGTTTACTAAAACTTTGGAGTAGAGTGTAATACTCAACAATACACATTGAAGGACCGCTCGCATATATTTCTGGATTTTAGGGAAAAGCAAGGAAGTTTTCAATCTTCATTTCttgtcacatttttttttaaattgtagaGTTCAAATATtgttaaataaaaaagtatatGGTTATAAAAGAAAATCTAATGTAAGAATTATATAATTGAGATTTCTAAATACCCAGACTCCAGTACTTTATCTTTATCTCAACTTCCCTTATATTCCTCTACTCTGATCACCACTATTTTTTCTCTTAAATATACACAAGTTGACAAGTATATCTACTACTTTCAagtgatataaaaaaaaaataccaaagGTCCGTGATAAGGGATGGGtaacaaaaacagaaaaatgaaGACACTcaggaaaagagaaaaaaaactcAGTATAGGAGATTACTTGAAGTGAAATCAGCGATTGTCACCGACGGATCAGACTGGTGAAGCTTTGGTTCTTCCAAATTGGCTTTCCACAGAGGAATAATTGTCCGTGGTTGTGCTTCCTGctcatttaattatatattcatATGCTTTCAGAGTACATGTAAATAGAGATGA is a window of Lotus japonicus ecotype B-129 chromosome 5, LjGifu_v1.2 DNA encoding:
- the LOC130717304 gene encoding putative E3 ubiquitin-protein ligase XBAT35, giving the protein MGQGQSKSELLYQQVSYGNSEGIKTLHREGAGLEWMDREGKTPLIVACMNPELCNVAKTLIELGANVNAYRPGRHAGTPLHHAAKRGLESIVKLLLASGANPLVLNDDCQTALEVARAKGHSNVVRAIESHLCLFSGWLREFHGPGFLEVVAPQLVSRKVWVAVLPVGSRNLTRPYKLELAVYSSLQEAQPRTIIPLWKANLEEPKLHQSDPSVTIADFTSRKRFKFGPASENDRQQLTWFSNACKGIPQANPAFLLSNVTTVPPTAPPAAEDPELAMAINASIQHALQERPTVPDAHPNIEASSSVSGVDTSKHGFLGTPNPGTNFSESVHEANTGVSVSAGLPSGLDFNPSAPPINDEIPVDGPIHYPSIDLSPLDISSSSSAVEKLPEEGQSAGEIGSTCVICLDAPAEGACIPCGHVAGCMSCLNEVKTKKWGCPVCRAKIDQVIKLYRV